From Pan paniscus chromosome 9, NHGRI_mPanPan1-v2.0_pri, whole genome shotgun sequence, the proteins below share one genomic window:
- the KCNA4 gene encoding potassium voltage-gated channel subfamily A member 4, which yields MEVAMVSAESSGCNSHMPYGYAAQARARERERLAHSRAAAAAAVAAATAAVEGSGGSGGGSHHHHQSRGACTSHDPQSSRGSRRRRRQRSEKKKAHYRQSSFPHCSDLMPSGSEEKILRELSEEEEDEEEEEEEEEEGRFYYSEDDHGDECSYTDLLPQDEGGGGYSSVRYSDCCERVVINVSGLRFETQMKTLAQFPETLLGDPEKRTQYFDPLRNEYFFDRNRPSFDAILYYYQSGGRLKRPVNVPFDIFTEEVKFYQLGEEALLKFREDEGFVREEEDRALPENEFKKQIWLLFEYPESSSPARGIAIVSVLVILISIVIFCLETLPEFRDDRDLVMALSAGGHGGLLNDTSAPHLENSGHTIFNDPFFIVETVCIVWFSFEFVVRCFACPSQALFFKNIMNIIDIVSILPYFITLGTDLAQQQGGGNGQQQQAMSFAILRIIRLVRVFRIFKLSRHSKGLQILGHTLRASMRELGLLIFFLFIGVILFSSAVYFAEADEPTTHFQSIPDAFWWAVVTMTTVGYGDMKPITVGGKIVGSLCAIAGVLTIALPVPVIVSNFNYFYHRETENEEQTQLTQNAVSCPYLPSNLLKKFRSSTSSSLGDKSEYLEMEEGVKESLCAKEEKCQGKGDDSETDKNNCSNAKAVETDV from the coding sequence ATGGAGGTTGCAATGGTGAGTGCGGAGAGCTCAGGGTGCAACAGTCACATGCCTTATGGTTATGCTGCCCAGGCCCGGGCCCGGGAGCGGGAGAGGCTTGCTCACTCCAGGgcagctgcagcagctgctgTTGCAGCGGCCACAGCTGCTGTCGAAGGTAGCGGGGGTTCTGGTGGgggctcccaccaccaccaccagtcaCGCGGGGCCTGTACCTCCCATGACCCTCAGAGCAGCCGGGGTAGTCGGAGGAGGAGGCGACAGCGGTCTGAGAAGAAGAAAGCCCACTACCGGCAGAGCAGCTTCCCTCATTGCTCTGACCTGATGCCCAGTGGCTCTGAGGAGAAGATCCTGAGGGAGCtgagtgaggaggaggaagatgaggaggaggaggaagaggaggaagaggagggaaggttTTACTATAGTGAAGATGACCATGGTGATGAGTGTTCCTACACGGATCTGCTGCCTCAGGATGAGGGCGGTGGCGGCTACAGTTCAGTCCGCTACAGTGACTGTTGTGAACGTGTGGTGATAAATGTGTCAGGCCTACGCTTTGAGACCCAAATGAAAACTCTGGCCCAGTTTCCAGAGACTTTGTTGGGAGACCCTGAAAAGAGGACTCAGTACTTTGACCCTTTGCGCAACGAGTATTTTTTTGACAGGAACCGCCCCAGCTTTGATGCCATCTTGTATTATTATCAATCAGGAGGCCGCCTGAAGAGGCCAGTCAATGTCCCCTTTGATATCTTCACTGAGGAGGTGAAGTTCTATCAgttgggggaggaggccctgttGAAGTTTCGGGAGGACGAGGGCTTTGTgagagaagaggaagacaggGCCCTCCCTgagaatgaatttaaaaagcagatttgGCTCCTCTTTGAATATCCAGAGAGCTCCAGTCCTGCAAGGGGCATAGCCATTGTGTCCGTCCTGGTCATCTTAATCTCCATTGTCATCTTTTGCCTGGAAACCTTGCCTGAGTTTAGGGACGACAGGGATCTCGTCATGGCACTGAGTGCTGGTGGGCATGGTGGGTTGTTGAATGATACTTCAGCACCCCATCTGGAGAACTCAGGGCACACAATATTCAATGACCCTTTCTTCATCGTGGAAACAGTCTGTATTGTATGGTTTTCCTTTGAGTTTGTGGTTCGCTGCTTTGCTTGTCCCAGCCAAGCACTCTTCTTCAAAAACATCATGAACATCATTGACATTGTCTCCATTTTGCCTTACTTCATCACACTGGGCACTGACCTGGCCCAGCAACAGGGGGGTGGCAATGGTCAGCAGCAGCAGGCCATGTCCTTTGCCATCCTCAGAATCATTCGTCTGGTCCGAGTATTCCGGATCTTCAAACTCTCCAGGCACTCCAAAGGCCTGCAGATCCTGGGCCACACCCTCAGAGCCAGCATGCGGGAACTGGGCCTTCTgatcttcttcctcttcattgGGGTCATCCTCTTTTCTAGTGCTGTGTATTTTGCAGAGGCGGATGAACCTACTACCCATTTCCAAAGCATCCCAGATGCATTTTGGTGGGCTGTGGTGACCATGACAACTGTGGGCTATGGGGACATGAAGCCCATCACTGTAGGGGGCAAGATTGTCGGGTCCCTGTGTGCCATTGCGGGTGTCTTAACCATTGCTTTGCCAGTGCCAGTGATTGTCTCTAACTTTAACTATTTCTACCACAGAGAGACTGAAAATGAGGAACAGACACAGCTAACGCAGAATGCAGTCAGTTGTCCATACCTCCCCTCTAATTTGCTCAAGAAATTTCGGAGCTCTACTTCTTCTTCCCTGGGGGACAAGTCAGAGTATCTAGAGATGGAAGAAGGAGTTAAGGAATCTCTGTGTGCAAAGGAGGAGAAGTGTCAGGGAAAGGGGGATGACAGTGAGACAGATAAAAACAACTGTTCTAATGCAAAGGCTGTGGAGACTGATGTGTGA